A single genomic interval of Cucumis sativus cultivar 9930 chromosome 5, Cucumber_9930_V3, whole genome shotgun sequence harbors:
- the LOC101222717 gene encoding cytochrome b-c1 complex subunit Rieske-4, mitochondrial — protein MLRVAARRLSSLSSSHFRPTIASSLPLSHNIIDSTDSNDFRSAGFFHTFPIRPHFDRNSRGFASDALTSTKENNLVPDVPATIAAVKNPTSKIVYDEYNHERFPPGDPSKRAFAYFVLSGGRFVYASLIRLLVLKFVLSMSASKDVLALASLEVDLSSIEPGATVTVKWRGKPVFIRRRTEEDIKLANSVDIGTLRDPQQDGERVKDPEWLVVVGVCTHLGCIPLPNAGDFGGWFCPCHGSHYDVSGRIRKGPAPYNLEVPTYTFLEDNKLLIG, from the exons ATGTTGAGGGTTGCTGCTCGAAGGCTCTCGTCACTCTCTTCTTCGCATTTCAGGCCTACAATTGCTTCTTCTTTGCCCCTTTCTCACAACATCATTGATTCCACTGATTCCAATGATTTCAGATCCGCTGGATTCTTCCACACTTTTCCCATCCGACCTCACTTTGATCGCAACTCTAGAG GTTTCGCGTCTGATGCATTGACTTCAACAAAGGAAAACAACTTAGTTCCAGATGTTCCTGCTACTATAGCAGCCGTTAAGAACCCTACTTCAAAGATAGTCTATGACGAATACAATCATGAGCGATTTCCACCGGGTGACCCCAGCAAGCGTGCGTTTGCTTACTTCGTCTTGTCAGGTGGTCGGTTTGTCTATGCTTCTTTGATCCGTCTCCTTGTTCTCAAGTTTGTTCTTAGCATGTCTGCCAGTAAGGACGTTCTAGCCCTTGCCTCGCTTGAGGTCGACCTCTCTAGCATTGAGCCTGGTGCTACTGTGACGGTTAAGTGGCGTGGAAAACCAGTATTCATCAGAAGACGAACGGAGGAGGATATTAAGTTAGCCAACAGCGTCGATATTGGAACTCTTCGTGACCCTCAACAGGATGGGGAGAGAGTTAAAGATCCAGAATGGCTTGTTGTGGTTGGCGTCTGCACGCATCTTGGTTGCATTCCCTTGCCCAATGCTGGTGATTTTGGTGGGTGGTTCTGTCCGTGCCATGGTTCCCACTACGATGTGTCCGGTAGGATCCGTAAAGGACCAGCACCCTACAATTTGGAGGTACCTACTTACACCTTTTTGGAAGATAACAAGCTTTTGATTGGTTaa
- the LOC101222955 gene encoding cytochrome b-c1 complex subunit Rieske-4, mitochondrial has protein sequence MLRIAARRLSSLSSSHFRPTIASSFPASHNIIDSTDSNDFRSAGFFNTFPIRSQFDRHSRGFASDALASTKDDGLILDIPATVAAVKNPSSKIVYDDYNHERFPPGDPSKRAFAYFVLSGGRFVYASLIRLLVLKFVLSMSASKDVLALASLEVDLSSIEPGSTVTVKWRGKPVFIRRRTEDDIKLANSVDIGSLRDPQQDEERVKDPEWLVVVGVCTHLGCIPLPNAGDYGGWFCPCHGSHYDVSGRIRKGPAPYNLEVPTYSFLEGNKLLIG, from the exons ATGTTGAGGATTGCAGCTCGAAGGCTCTCGTCACTCTCTTCTTCGCATTTCAGGCCCACCATTGCTTCTTCTTTCCCCGCTTCTCACAACATCATTGATTCCACTGATTCCAATGATTTCAGATCCGCTGGATTCTTCAACACTTTTCCCATCCGATCTCAATTTGATCGCCACTCTAGAG GTTTTGCTTCTGATGCATTGGCCTCAACCAAGGATGATGGCTTAATTCTGGATATCCCTGCAACTGTAGCTGCCGTTAAGAACCCTTCTTCAAAGATAGTTTATGACGATTACAATCATGAGCGATTTCCTCCAGGTGACCCCAGCAAGCGTGCATTTGCTTATTTTGTATTATCAGGTGGTCGGTTTGTCTACGCTTCTTTGATTCGTCTCCTTGTTCTCAAGTTTGTCCTCAGCATGTCAGCCAGTAAGGATGTTCTTGCTCTGGCCTCACTTGAGGTTGACCTTTCAAGCATCGAACCTGGTTCTACGGTGACAGTTAAGTGGCGTGGAAAGCCAGTATTCATCAGGCGGCGAACTGAGGACGATATTAAGTTAGCAAATAGTGTGGATATTGGATCTCTTCGTGACCCACAGCAGGATGAAGAGAGAGTTAAAGATCCAGAATGGCTTGTTGTAGTTGGAGTCTGCACACATCTTGGCTGCATTCCCTTGCCAAATGCTGGTGACTACGGAGGGTGGTTTTGTCCATGCCATGGTTCTCATTACGATGTCTCTGGCAGAATCCGTAAAGGGCCAGCACCCTACAATTTGGAGGTACCTACCTACAGCTTTTTGGAAGGGAACAAGCTTTTGATCGGTTAA
- the LOC101223187 gene encoding protein COFACTOR ASSEMBLY OF COMPLEX C SUBUNIT B CCB1, chloroplastic produces the protein MAAKLLPSSHLYPLPSNSFSAIDLSPRPCFARPRTHFKPHRSVTVRVSAEPLVALQDHNNSAFLLAESVGYSMASYYTSLGLFVISVPGLWSLIKRSVKSKVVKKTFVSEDGSKKEPNQIAGEILSFFTRNNFQVTDRGETITFEGTMVPSRGQAALLTFCTCISLASVGLVLTITYPDFGNNWFWLSSLSPLAGAYYWVKASRKEEIKVKMIVGEDGRLGEIVVQGDDQQIDQMRKELKLSEKGMVYVKGIFEQ, from the exons ATGGCGGCCAAGCTTCTACCATCATCTCATCTCTATCCTCTCCCTTCCAACTCCTTCTCCGCCATAGACCTATCTCCACGCCCATGCTTCGCCCGACCTCGCACTCATTTCAAGCCTCACAGATCGGTTACCGTCAGAGTCAGTGCGGAGCCGCTCGTCGCTCTCCAAGACCACAACAACTCCGCCTTCCTCCTCGCTGAGTCTGTCGGCTATTCCATGGCTAGTTACTACACTTCTCTCGGCCTCTTCGTCATCTCCGTCCCTGGCTTATGGTCTCTTATCAAACGATCCGTCAAGTCCAAG GTTGTGAAGAAGACGTTCGTTAGCGAAGATGGGTCGAAGAAGGAGCCGAATCAGATTGCTGGAGAGATCTTGTCGTTCTTCACTCGGAATAATTTTCAAGTCACTGATAGAGGTGAAACCATAAC GTTTGAAGGAACGATGGTTCCGAGTCGAGGACAAGCGGCATTATTGACATTCTGTACGTGCATTAGCTTGGCCAGTGTGGGACTTGTTCTGACCATAACATATCCAGATTTTGGCAACAATTGGTTTTGGCTGAGCAGCTTGAGTCCCCTGGC TGGAGCATATTACTGGGTAAAAGCATcaagaaaggaagaaatcaAAGTTAAAATGATAGTTGGAGAAGATGGAAGGTTGGGAGAGATTGTTGTTCAAGGAGATGACCAACAGATAGACCAAATGAGAAAGGAGCTTAAGTTGAGTGAGAAAGGCATGGTTTATGTCAAAGGTATTTttgaacaataa
- the LOC101215764 gene encoding uncharacterized protein LOC101215764: MAANQRRKRLSSASVVGYSSREPYRVRKKNLALPYGDANLRSHITLVWDGSKRRVVSKREQIGISWRKLRPFVDSVSNEQTILADVFDVPRQIFELEDLSEVLSLEVWQTHLSENERNNLRKFLPGEQENEIDVLGALFSGNNFHFGNPLVQWESSLCSGALHPDAVLQHEQRLRGDKKTYSRELQKYHNNMIGYLQKLKDRCANCKDPEKEIIHQTWRSRNSENRVSTLVNVSRFDHHEDNAIATSESGSWAAEEKACSSDNQTSFMKGREHSERMCNEGYKRERCRNSSSALDDMLNVGTRPEDKLQKRNIQCSDGSKYMSYLKISKKQHDLVKNMKQSGSLDQVLGDIQAFNVQPYQVFVEEEQKKLHEHWLQLSKVHLPVAYANWRQIHLQRRQIIKALEQDLKDRQTQLMDVDTESHDSMLRGQMDAEETDQMDMEETGNESIEKSISGSQSSQSSEQANGGLETDSSSNPKNHDVSNSCDTNLKDSGISRNMDAIESSASQGEALLSIGDVRPGPGMPKNYYSSSTSHDYAASISNLSLANSHADNEQKTRVFNVDPEMPVRGVAKSLLHSQSDNDACVKHGLHGRDIGKILLPRQSDNGAFVEPDLHSRDIGKSSLQRRSDVDTFTYENEGKDIRKALLHRQPEDDTFSSYEDQGKDIEKHLLHRQPDDGVFSYENQGKDELLHSVFKRQGAMSFHHHKERHPCLDFQPSNNDLIEESQYSRHFQEQPNLSMPLQQRQKEDDQVYIQHAVPENIYPDGNRYLIPPSQQQLLPSVGMQDWAANSVRLSSHIHSHSHPINGGCLLSENWFSSEHQVRDGFTGSDGVSVIVPNPSIGSGSNSADQTLFSVLSQGNQFRSPFHSMGSNGQFISPRNYGMLREGNPMIGNVLPETSNPINNYLGGHEIASQGMSWVGMRHQGSNLTDPMEKPYLRSWNQ, from the exons ATGGCGGCCAatcaaaggagaaaaagattGAGTTCTGCCAGTGTAGTTGGTTACAGTTCGAGAGAACCATATAgagtgagaaaaaagaatttagcATTGCCATACGGCGATGCAAACTTAAGATCCCATATAACTCTGGTATGGGATGGGAGTAAAAGAAGAGTTGTTTCTAAAAGAGAACAAATTGGCATAAGTTGGAGAAAATTGAGACCATTTGTTGATTCCGTCTCCAATGAACAAACTATCTTAGCTGACGTTTTTGATGTCCCTCGTCAGATTTTTGAGTTGGAAGATTTGTCAGAAGTTCTTTCACTTGAG GTTTGGCAGACACATCTTTCGGAAAATGAAAGGAACAATCTTCGGAAGTTCCTTCCTGGAGAACAAGAAAATGAGATAGATGTACTAGGAGCCTTGTTTTCTGGGAATAATTTTCACTTTGGAAATCCCCTTGTTCAATG GGAGTCTTCACTTTGCTCTGGTGCCCTTCACCCTGATGCAGTTCTTCAACATGAACAGCGCTTAAGAGGagataaaaaaacatattccCGTGAGTTACAGAAGTATCATAATAA TATGATTGGTTATCTGCAGAAACTGAAGGATAGATGTGCGAATTGCAAAGATCCAGAGAAAGAAATCATACATCAAACGTGGAG GTCAAGAAATTCAGAAAATAGAGTTTCCACCTTAGTGAATGTGTCCAGATTTGACCATCATGAGGACAATGCTATAGCTACATCTGAGTCTGGTTCGTGGGCTGCAGAGGAGAAAGCATGCAGTAGCGATAACCAGACTTCATTCATGAAGGGTAGAGAACATTCAGAAAG GATGTGCAATGAAGGATATAAGCGAGAAAGATGTAGAAATTCATCAAGTGCTTTAGATGACATGCTTAATGTGGGTACTAGACCTGAGGACAAGCTACAAAAGCGCAACATTCAGTGTAGTGATGGCTCTAAATATATGTCATATCTCAAG ATTAGCAAGAAGCAGCATGACCTTGTGAAGAATATGAAGCAATCTGGATCTCTGGACCAAGTTTTAGGTGACATTCAAGCTTTTAATGTACAACCGTACCAAGTATTTGTAGAGGAAGAACAGAAAAAGTTGCATGAGCACTG GCTGCAATTATCAAAAGTTCATCTTCCAGTTGCGTATGCCAATTGGAGACAGATTCATTTACAGAGACGGCAAATAATCAAGGCCTTGGAGCAAGACCTGAAAGATAGACAAACACAGCTGATG GATGTGGACACTGAAAGCCATGACAGCATGCTTCGAGGTCAAATGGATGCTGAAGAAACAGATCAAATGGATATGGAAGAAACAGGAAATGAGTctattgaaaaatcaatttcagGTTCCCAAAGTAGTCAGTCCTCAGAGCAGGCCAATGGTGGACTGGAGACCGACAGCAGTTCAAATCCCAAAAACCATGATGTCTCAAATTCTTGTGATACTAATCTCAAAGATTCTGGAATATCAAGAAACATGGATGCTATAGAAAGCTCAGCCAGCCAGGGAGAGGCCCTACTTTCTATTGGTGATGTCCGTCCAGGACCAGGGATGCCAAAGAATTATTACAGCTCTTCTACCAGCCATGATTATGCGGCATCTATAAGTAATTTGTCTCTTGCAAATTCTCATGCTGACAATGAGCAAAAAACAAGAGTTTTCAATGTCGATCCTGAAATGCCTGTCAGAGGTGTTGCTAAAAGTTTGTTGCATAGTCAGTCAGACAATGACGCTTGTGTGAAACATGGCTTACATGGCAGGGATATTGGAAAAATTTTGTTGCCTAGACAATCAGATAATGGCGCTTTTGTGGAACCTGATTTGCATAGCCGAGACATTGGAAAAAGTTCATTACAAAGACGATCAGATGTTGACACCTTTACTTatgaaaatgaaggtaaagATATTAGAAAAGCTTTGTTACATAGACAACCAGAGGATGACACCTTTAGTTCTTATGAAGATCAAGGTAAagatattgaaaaacatttgttACATAGGCAACCAGACGACGGTGTCTTTAGTTATGAAAATCAAGGTAAAGATGAGTTGCTTCATTCTGTATTTAAGAGACAGGGAGCTATGTCTTTCCATCATCACAAGGAAAGGCACCCATGTTTAGATTTTCAGCCATCAAACAATGACTTGATAGAAGAGAGTCAGTATTCTAGACATTTCCAGGAGCAGCCAAATTTATCCATGCCTTTGCAGCAAAGGCAGAAGGAAGACGACCAAGTATACATTCAACATGCCGTTCCAGAGAATATTTACCCTGATGGCAACAGATATCTGATTCCTCCATCTCAGCAACAGTTATTACCCTCGGTTGGAATGCAGGACTGGGCTGCTAACTCGGTTCGTTTGTCTTCTCATATCCATTCTCATTCTCATCCTATAAATGGTGGATGTTTATTAAGCGAGAACTGGTTTTCGAGCGAGCATCAAGTCCGTGATGGGTTTACAGGGTCAGATGGTGTTAGCGTTATAGTCCCAAATCCAAGCATTGGAAGTGGAAGCAACAGCGCAGATCAAACCTTATTCAGTGTTCTATCTCAGGGCAATCAATTTCGTTCCCCTTTCCATTCAATGGGCTCGAACGGCCAATTCATTTCCCCAAGGAACTATGGAATGTTGCGCGAAGGAAATCCCATGATCGGTAACGTTCTACCAGAAACATCCAACCCAATTAATAATTACTTGGGAGGGCATGAAATAGCATCTCAGGGTATGAGCTGGGTAGGGATGAGGCATCAAGGTTCCAATTTGACTGATCCAATGGAGAAACCATATTTGAGATCATGGAATcaatga